From the Coprothermobacter sp. genome, one window contains:
- a CDS encoding ABC transporter ATP-binding protein, with translation MTSTETKRTNKLRHLGPALSPYWPQYVGGIIILGTVDVIQTVIPGITARVIDELAVFRAGPRELGAALLQIGLLVVAMTIGRYLWRYLLWGSARRVEEQMRRNLFAKFMALSAEFHDRHKTGDLMALVTNDLEAVREALGDGLLMISDFIIMTTFTLIAMFRFNRSLTLMTLVPLVLIALVVTRSGPIVFRLFKRVQDAFSALSDYVQEAMTGIRVIKVFTREDAATRGLRERAMDIERRNVRLVTVWGLTFPLIDFLGSIATLILLWAGGLLVTRGQFSIGGLVAFNTYIGMLAWPMLALGWAINLFQRGQASLARINEILDMQPTILERPDALTLGDMHGEIEFDHVTFEREGKRILDDVSFHVTPGQKVGIIGPIGSGKTTVVSLLTRAYDTTSGRVLIDGHDVRDYRVKDLRRAIGVVTQDVFLFSDSLEENINVTDLPVGAEEVQEATRLSGIYKNIMEFQDEFSTVVGERGVTLSGGEKQRVTIARAILKKPRILVLDDALSAVDADTEKHILDNIANFETTPTTVVISNRISALRHMDKVLVLHDGHVEEEGTHSDLLRAKGMYWHIFRKQLVERKVEKE, from the coding sequence ATGACTAGTACGGAAACCAAAAGAACGAACAAGCTCAGACACCTTGGCCCTGCGCTATCGCCGTATTGGCCGCAGTATGTCGGCGGCATCATCATTCTTGGCACGGTCGACGTCATACAGACGGTCATCCCGGGGATAACGGCACGCGTCATCGACGAACTGGCGGTGTTCAGGGCGGGCCCTCGTGAGCTGGGCGCTGCGCTGCTCCAGATAGGTCTCCTGGTCGTTGCGATGACCATCGGGCGGTATCTCTGGAGGTATCTGCTGTGGGGTTCGGCCCGGCGGGTTGAAGAGCAGATGCGCCGCAACCTCTTTGCCAAGTTCATGGCGCTTTCAGCCGAGTTCCACGACCGGCACAAGACGGGAGACCTGATGGCGCTCGTGACCAACGACCTCGAGGCCGTGCGGGAGGCGCTGGGCGACGGCCTGCTCATGATTTCGGACTTCATCATCATGACGACCTTCACACTGATCGCCATGTTCCGCTTCAACCGCTCACTGACCCTGATGACGCTGGTGCCTCTCGTGCTCATCGCGCTCGTCGTGACGCGCTCGGGCCCCATCGTATTCCGGCTGTTCAAGCGCGTGCAGGACGCGTTCTCCGCCCTGAGCGATTATGTGCAGGAGGCCATGACCGGCATCCGGGTCATCAAGGTCTTCACCCGAGAGGACGCTGCGACGCGCGGCCTGCGGGAACGAGCCATGGACATCGAACGTCGCAATGTCAGACTCGTGACGGTCTGGGGACTGACATTCCCCCTCATCGACTTCCTCGGTTCCATTGCCACACTGATCCTCCTGTGGGCAGGCGGCCTGCTTGTCACAAGGGGACAGTTCAGTATCGGAGGGCTGGTGGCGTTCAACACGTACATCGGCATGCTCGCCTGGCCGATGCTTGCGCTGGGCTGGGCCATCAACCTGTTCCAGAGGGGGCAGGCCTCCCTTGCCCGCATCAACGAGATCCTCGACATGCAGCCGACCATCCTCGAGCGGCCTGACGCCCTCACGCTCGGCGACATGCATGGGGAGATCGAGTTTGACCACGTGACGTTCGAACGAGAGGGAAAACGCATCCTCGACGACGTCAGCTTCCACGTTACGCCCGGGCAGAAAGTCGGTATCATCGGCCCCATCGGGTCAGGCAAGACGACGGTCGTTTCACTGCTGACGCGTGCCTATGACACGACGTCGGGACGGGTCCTGATCGACGGCCATGACGTCCGCGACTACCGCGTCAAGGACCTGCGGCGGGCAATCGGCGTTGTGACCCAGGACGTGTTCCTGTTCTCGGACTCGCTCGAGGAAAACATCAACGTGACCGACCTCCCGGTTGGTGCCGAAGAGGTCCAGGAGGCGACCAGGCTGTCCGGTATCTACAAGAACATCATGGAGTTTCAGGACGAGTTCAGTACCGTGGTCGGCGAGCGCGGTGTCACACTGTCCGGTGGTGAGAAGCAGCGTGTCACCATCGCGCGCGCCATTCTCAAGAAGCCGCGCATCCTGGTCCTGGACGATGCCCTGTCGGCCGTGGACGCCGACACCGAGAAGCATATCCTCGACAACATCGCAAACTTCGAGACAACACCGACGACCGTCGTCATCAGCAACCGCATCTCTGCGCTGCGGCATATGGACAAAGTGCTGGTGCTCCACGACGGACACGTCGAGGAGGAGGGGACGCACAGCGATCTCCTGCGGGCGAAGGGCATGTACTGGCATATCTTCAGGAAACAGCTGGTGGAGCGCAAGGTGGAGAAGGAATGA
- a CDS encoding ABC transporter ATP-binding protein — MSEPITQEEVKERSFDMTLMRRLLHFARPQAWLLLLALVLVCVLNAGDILKPLIVRSAIDQYVDPTSSRFVRLESAEDAKLVDSLVPATARFALDGRSYYDKTELAHAGRILGRSLAGTQVSFYVITPDKAAQLGPEALAAYTSQTAPVLFAAPVPAFAEGSFLMNVEDLQRLPATEREWLRSADKAGIVRLSLIFLVVVAIMLVVAYGNRLLLEVVGQRVVYDIRVQLFQHIERLPFSYFDKAPSGRLTTRVTNDIAALADMYVNSLVNLAKDSLLLVGVLVTMFTLNAFLTWILVGVLAAVIVITATLRIPMRDTHRMARTRLARINAFIAERLQGVRIVQLFAIEEKEKDKFDVINRDFTRIRLRLVHLNGIFRPLVGALSTFAIALLLYFGGDRILGGTLSFGTLITFTFYAAIFFRPVQELAEQFDTIQSAMASAEKIFRVMDEPEEDYTPESFDGRLPSSFEIEFRDVHLSYNQGEEILKGITFKVEQGGSVALVGSTGAGKTSITGLVPRFYDVDSGHVLLGGVDVATLPAEFLRHSVAFVMQDVFIFSGSVLDNIALFEEHPDEQRANEIVDYLGMGFVKNLEGGLHYHLYERGNNLSSGQRQLISFARALYFDPNVLILDEATSNIDTESEAVIQAAIRKILKGRTSIIVAHRLSTIRTVDRILVVQKGRISESGTHKELLAQGGIYQSLYELQSLSEEKI; from the coding sequence ATGAGCGAACCGATCACACAGGAAGAAGTCAAAGAGCGTTCATTCGACATGACGCTGATGCGCCGCCTGCTGCACTTTGCGAGGCCACAGGCCTGGCTGCTGCTGCTGGCATTGGTGCTGGTCTGCGTCCTGAACGCAGGCGATATCCTGAAACCTCTGATCGTCCGCAGCGCCATCGACCAGTACGTCGATCCCACCTCGTCGAGATTCGTCCGGCTGGAGTCTGCTGAGGACGCGAAGCTGGTGGACAGTCTGGTTCCCGCGACCGCACGGTTCGCGCTGGATGGCCGCTCTTACTATGACAAGACCGAGCTTGCTCATGCGGGACGTATCCTGGGCCGCTCCCTCGCCGGGACCCAGGTCTCGTTCTACGTCATCACCCCGGACAAGGCTGCACAGCTTGGACCCGAGGCGCTGGCCGCGTACACCAGCCAGACGGCGCCCGTGCTCTTCGCAGCGCCAGTGCCCGCCTTTGCGGAAGGATCCTTCCTGATGAACGTGGAGGACCTCCAGCGTCTGCCCGCCACAGAGCGTGAGTGGCTCCGCTCGGCGGACAAGGCCGGCATAGTACGCCTGTCCCTCATCTTCCTCGTGGTCGTCGCGATCATGCTGGTCGTCGCGTATGGCAACAGGCTCCTGCTGGAGGTCGTGGGTCAGCGAGTGGTGTACGACATCCGCGTCCAGCTCTTCCAGCACATCGAGCGTCTTCCCTTCAGCTACTTCGACAAGGCCCCGTCTGGTCGTCTCACGACGCGGGTCACCAATGACATCGCTGCGCTGGCCGACATGTACGTCAACTCGCTGGTCAATCTGGCCAAGGATTCGCTGCTGCTGGTGGGCGTCCTCGTCACGATGTTCACGCTGAACGCATTCCTGACGTGGATCCTGGTGGGCGTGCTGGCAGCCGTCATCGTCATCACCGCCACGCTTCGCATCCCCATGCGCGATACCCACCGCATGGCGCGGACACGCCTTGCCCGCATCAACGCATTCATCGCCGAGCGCCTGCAGGGTGTACGTATCGTCCAGCTGTTTGCGATCGAGGAGAAGGAGAAGGACAAGTTCGACGTCATCAACCGTGACTTCACGCGTATCCGACTGCGCCTGGTCCATCTCAACGGCATCTTCCGGCCGCTGGTGGGCGCTCTCTCGACGTTCGCCATTGCCCTCCTCCTGTACTTCGGGGGAGACCGCATCCTCGGTGGCACCCTGTCCTTCGGAACGCTCATCACGTTCACCTTCTATGCGGCGATCTTCTTCCGCCCCGTGCAGGAGCTTGCAGAGCAGTTTGACACCATCCAGTCGGCAATGGCCTCCGCCGAGAAGATCTTCCGTGTCATGGATGAGCCGGAGGAAGACTATACTCCCGAGTCATTTGACGGCCGTCTTCCCTCTTCATTCGAGATCGAGTTCCGGGACGTTCACCTGAGCTACAACCAGGGTGAGGAGATTCTCAAAGGGATCACCTTCAAGGTCGAACAGGGCGGGTCTGTCGCACTGGTCGGCTCGACGGGTGCCGGGAAGACGTCCATCACGGGGCTGGTCCCGCGGTTCTACGACGTCGACAGCGGACATGTGCTGCTCGGGGGCGTGGACGTTGCGACCCTGCCCGCTGAATTCCTGAGGCACAGCGTCGCGTTTGTCATGCAGGACGTGTTTATCTTCAGCGGCAGTGTCCTGGACAACATCGCCCTGTTTGAAGAGCATCCCGACGAGCAGCGCGCGAACGAGATCGTCGACTACCTGGGCATGGGGTTTGTGAAGAACCTGGAGGGAGGTCTGCACTACCATCTGTACGAGCGTGGAAACAACCTCTCCTCGGGCCAGCGGCAGCTCATCTCGTTTGCCCGGGCGCTGTACTTTGATCCCAACGTGCTCATCCTTGATGAGGCCACCTCCAACATCGATACCGAGTCCGAGGCCGTGATCCAAGCGGCCATACGCAAGATCCTCAAGGGTCGTACCAGCATTATCGTCGCACACCGCCTGTCGACCATTCGCACGGTCGATCGCATCCTCGTGGTGCAGAAAGGGCGTATCAGCGAATCCGGAACACATAAGGAACTGCTCGCACAGGGCGGCATCTACCAGAGCCTCTACGAACTCCAGTCTCTGAGCGAAGAGAAGATCTGA
- a CDS encoding radical SAM protein, with translation MTYRYIYGPIPSRRLGRSLGISPIPDKTCNFSCIYCMLGRTDHLTNEREEYFKLEDILAELDDALRHVSPPPDHISIVGNGEPTLYLRLGDLIRGARRLSSIPIAVITNGALLSEPAVREALAEADIVLTSFNAPTEELFRRIDRPCPGIAFEAMKQGLLDFAHMRRRGQLWVDMMLLEGINDSPETLDQTRWVLQSVGPDRVFVDTPIRPPAEDFARPITPEALVLAEKALGGAQPSGFDFGAFTIAAGTDPLETLAGVCKRHPMREDQAIELLVNSGIDPLPVLDALRADPRFRVERYGGQTFFLVREMNGESGR, from the coding sequence ATGACCTACCGTTACATCTACGGCCCCATTCCATCCAGGCGTCTGGGCCGGAGCCTCGGCATCAGCCCCATCCCCGACAAGACGTGCAACTTCAGCTGCATCTACTGCATGCTCGGGCGAACAGACCACCTGACGAACGAGCGCGAGGAGTACTTCAAGCTGGAGGACATCCTCGCCGAACTGGACGATGCACTCAGACACGTGTCGCCGCCGCCCGATCACATCTCGATCGTGGGCAACGGCGAGCCGACCCTCTACCTTCGCCTGGGGGACCTGATCCGGGGAGCGCGGAGGCTCAGCAGCATCCCCATCGCGGTCATCACCAACGGCGCGCTGTTGTCCGAACCTGCTGTGCGCGAAGCGCTGGCCGAAGCAGATATCGTCCTCACCTCGTTCAACGCCCCTACGGAGGAACTCTTCCGCCGCATCGACCGACCATGTCCGGGCATCGCGTTTGAGGCCATGAAACAGGGATTGCTGGACTTTGCCCACATGCGGAGGAGGGGCCAGCTCTGGGTGGACATGATGCTGCTCGAGGGCATCAACGACTCTCCGGAGACTCTGGACCAGACACGATGGGTCCTGCAGTCCGTCGGACCGGACCGCGTCTTCGTCGACACGCCCATCCGTCCTCCTGCCGAAGACTTCGCCCGTCCCATCACGCCCGAAGCACTGGTGCTTGCCGAGAAAGCGCTGGGAGGGGCACAGCCGTCGGGCTTCGACTTCGGCGCCTTCACTATCGCCGCCGGTACGGACCCGCTGGAGACGCTCGCCGGGGTCTGCAAGAGACATCCCATGCGCGAGGACCAGGCAATCGAGCTGCTCGTCAACTCCGGCATCGACCCATTGCCGGTCCTCGACGCTCTGCGTGCCGATCCACGCTTCAGGGTCGAGCGGTATGGCGGTCAGACGTTCTTCCTCGTCCGCGAGATGAATGGAGAATCGGGCCGATGA
- a CDS encoding endonuclease — protein MRTQADSTLLDAYTRLAAAWGPQHWWPGDTPFEVAVGAVLTQNTAWSNVEKAITSLKAANAMTATGLLALSASDLEQAIQPAGTYRVKARYLRILAQWVAQRTSGDLSRLASEDADALRCEMLALRGVGRQTADSILLYAIGKPVFVVDAYTRRIGSRLRLLPENATYESAQQYFIAGLPEDVHLFNEFHALLVRLAKEHCRARPVCLACPLERRCPSADASSATQHVVSVRTMPERRSVP, from the coding sequence ATGAGAACCCAAGCAGATTCGACTCTTCTCGACGCATACACGCGGCTGGCGGCCGCCTGGGGACCACAGCACTGGTGGCCCGGCGACACGCCGTTCGAGGTTGCCGTCGGCGCAGTGCTTACCCAGAACACGGCGTGGTCGAACGTCGAGAAAGCGATCACCTCGCTCAAAGCCGCGAATGCCATGACAGCTACTGGTCTACTTGCTCTCTCTGCGTCGGACCTCGAACAGGCTATCCAGCCCGCCGGTACCTACCGGGTCAAGGCGCGGTATCTCCGGATCCTCGCCCAGTGGGTCGCCCAGCGTACCTCAGGGGACCTGTCCCGTCTGGCGTCCGAAGATGCCGACGCTCTGCGCTGCGAGATGCTGGCTCTGCGTGGAGTGGGCCGGCAGACCGCAGACAGCATCTTGCTCTACGCGATCGGTAAGCCGGTCTTTGTCGTTGATGCTTACACGCGACGCATCGGATCCAGACTGCGCCTCCTGCCCGAAAACGCCACCTACGAGAGCGCACAACAGTACTTCATCGCGGGACTACCCGAAGACGTGCACCTGTTCAATGAGTTTCACGCCCTGTTGGTCCGTCTGGCTAAGGAACACTGCCGGGCGCGCCCAGTGTGTCTCGCCTGTCCACTGGAACGGCGCTGTCCCTCGGCGGACGCATCGTCCGCAACCCAACACGTCGTGAGCGTGCGGACCATGCCCGAAAGGAGATCCGTCCCATGA